A region from the Pseudomonas sp. P8_229 genome encodes:
- the dtd gene encoding D-aminoacyl-tRNA deacylase, translating to MKGLLQRVRGARVEVAGEIVGAVDQGLLVLVAVEPDDTRTSADKLLHKLLNYRVFSDAEGKMNLSLADVGGGLLLVSQFTLAADTKSGLRPSFSSAAPPALGEELFDYLLSKAKQMHGTVASGRFGADMQVHLVNDGPVTFLLQT from the coding sequence ATGAAGGGGCTTCTACAACGCGTGCGCGGTGCACGAGTCGAAGTCGCGGGAGAAATCGTTGGTGCAGTAGATCAGGGTTTACTGGTGCTGGTAGCCGTCGAACCCGACGATACCCGTACCAGCGCCGACAAACTTCTGCATAAGCTGCTTAACTATCGGGTATTCAGTGACGCTGAGGGCAAGATGAATCTGTCCCTGGCGGATGTGGGCGGCGGGTTGCTGCTGGTCTCTCAGTTCACCCTGGCTGCCGACACCAAGAGCGGGTTGCGCCCGAGTTTCTCGAGCGCGGCCCCTCCGGCATTGGGCGAGGAATTGTTCGACTATCTATTAAGCAAAGCGAAACAGATGCATGGCACTGTGGCATCAGGTAGATTCGGCGCGGATATGCAGGTGCACCTGGTCAACGATGGCCCGGTAACCTTCCTGTTACAGACATGA
- the hutG gene encoding N-formylglutamate deformylase gives MDKVLNFKQGRVPLLISMPHAGVRLTPAVEAGLIADAKSLPDTDWHIPQLYDFADELGASTLAAEYSRFVIDLNRPSDDKPLYVGATTGLYPATLFDGIPLFREGHEPSTAERATYLEQIWTPYHRTLQQELARLKAEFGYALLFDAHSIRSIIPHLFDGKLPDFNLGTFNGASCDPQLATQLEAICARHGNYSHVLNGRFKGGHITRHYGNPAENIHAVQLELGQCTYMEEFEPFRYRPDLAEPTRVVLKELLQGYLAWGEKHYRG, from the coding sequence GTGGATAAGGTTCTGAATTTCAAACAAGGTCGCGTGCCGCTGCTGATCAGCATGCCGCATGCCGGCGTGCGCCTGACCCCAGCGGTCGAAGCCGGGCTGATCGCGGATGCGAAAAGCCTGCCGGACACCGACTGGCACATTCCGCAGCTCTACGATTTTGCCGATGAACTGGGCGCCAGCACGTTGGCCGCCGAGTACTCGCGGTTCGTCATCGACCTGAACCGTCCGTCCGATGACAAGCCGTTGTATGTCGGCGCCACCACCGGTCTGTACCCGGCGACGCTGTTCGATGGCATTCCTCTGTTTCGCGAAGGGCACGAGCCATCGACAGCGGAGCGTGCGACTTATCTGGAGCAGATCTGGACACCGTACCACCGCACCCTGCAGCAAGAGCTGGCGCGACTGAAGGCCGAGTTCGGCTACGCGCTGCTGTTCGACGCGCACTCGATCCGCTCGATCATCCCGCACCTGTTCGACGGCAAACTGCCGGACTTCAACCTCGGCACCTTCAACGGCGCCAGTTGCGATCCGCAGCTGGCGACGCAACTGGAAGCCATCTGCGCGCGCCACGGCAATTACAGCCACGTGCTCAACGGACGCTTCAAGGGCGGCCACATCACCCGCCATTACGGCAACCCGGCCGAGAACATCCACGCCGTGCAACTGGAGCTGGGCCAGTGCACCTACATGGAAGAGTTCGAACCGTTCCGCTATCGCCCCGATCTGGCTGAGCCGACGCGGGTGGTGCTCAAGGAATTGCTGCAGGGCTATCTGGCCTGGGGCGAAAAACACTACCGCGGCTGA
- the pip gene encoding prolyl aminopeptidase produces MQTLFPQIKPHARHDLAVDDTHTLYVDESGSPEGLPVVFIHGGPGAGCDAQSRRYFDPNLYRIVTFDQRGCGRSTPHASLENNTTWDLVADLERIRKHLGIDKWVLFGGSWGSTLALAYAQTHPERVHGLILRGIFLCRPQEIEWFYQAGASRLFPDYWQDYIAPIPLDERDDLLSAFHKRLVGNDQIAQMHAAKAWSTWEGRTATLRPNPLVVDRFSEPQRALSIARIECHYFTNNAFLEPNQLIRDMGKIAHLPGVIIHGRYDVICPLDNAWELHQAWPNSELQVIRDAGHAASEPGITDALVRAASNMARRLLDLPPEEA; encoded by the coding sequence ATGCAGACTTTGTTTCCGCAGATCAAACCCCATGCCCGGCACGATCTGGCTGTCGATGACACCCACACGCTGTACGTCGACGAAAGCGGTTCGCCGGAAGGCTTGCCGGTGGTGTTCATCCACGGTGGTCCCGGCGCCGGTTGCGACGCCCAGAGCCGTCGCTATTTCGATCCGAACCTGTATCGCATTGTCACCTTCGACCAGCGCGGCTGCGGACGCTCCACGCCGCATGCCAGTCTGGAAAACAACACCACCTGGGATCTGGTCGCCGACCTTGAGCGTATCCGCAAGCACCTGGGCATCGACAAATGGGTGCTGTTCGGCGGTTCGTGGGGCTCGACCCTGGCGCTGGCCTATGCGCAAACCCACCCGGAGCGCGTACACGGTCTGATCCTGCGCGGGATCTTTCTCTGCCGTCCGCAGGAAATCGAGTGGTTCTATCAGGCCGGTGCCAGCCGTCTGTTTCCTGATTACTGGCAGGACTACATCGCGCCGATCCCGCTGGACGAGCGCGACGATCTGCTCAGCGCCTTCCACAAGCGCCTGGTCGGCAACGACCAGATCGCCCAGATGCACGCGGCCAAGGCCTGGTCGACATGGGAAGGACGCACCGCGACCCTGCGCCCGAACCCGCTGGTGGTCGACCGTTTCTCCGAACCGCAGCGCGCGCTGTCGATTGCGCGGATCGAATGCCACTACTTCACCAACAACGCATTCCTTGAGCCGAACCAGCTGATTCGCGACATGGGCAAGATTGCCCATCTACCGGGGGTGATCATCCATGGTCGCTACGACGTGATCTGCCCGCTGGACAACGCCTGGGAATTGCATCAGGCCTGGCCGAACAGCGAGCTGCAGGTGATTCGCGACGCCGGTCACGCTGCGTCCGAACCGGGTATCACCGATGCGCTGGTGCGTGCTGCGAGCAACATGGCCCGCCGCCTGCTCGACCTGCCGCCCGAAGAAGCATGA